One part of the Arabidopsis thaliana chromosome 4, partial sequence genome encodes these proteins:
- the SK2 gene encoding shikimate kinase 2 (shikimate kinase 2 (SK2); FUNCTIONS IN: shikimate kinase activity, ATP binding; INVOLVED IN: aromatic amino acid family biosynthetic process; EXPRESSED IN: 22 plant structures; EXPRESSED DURING: 13 growth stages; CONTAINS InterPro DOMAIN/s: Shikimate kinase (InterPro:IPR000623); BEST Arabidopsis thaliana protein match is: shikimate kinase 1 (TAIR:AT2G21940.5).), whose translation MEAATVQRFQYSSWNDLRNFEGKPRGSLRYNTQRIKEDKRFRVVALTLDKRRDHRLRSVSDKNSSALLETGSLLHSPFDEEQQILKKKAEEVKPYLNGRSMYLLNSFLVNALGMMGSGKTTVGKIMARSLGYTFFDCDTLIEQAMKGTSVAEIFEHFGESVFREKETEALKKLSLMYHQVVVSTGGGAVIRPINWKYMHKGISIWLDVPLEALAHRIAAVGTGSRPLLHDDESGDTYTAALNRLSTIWDARGEAYTKASARVSLENITLKLGYRSVSDLTPAEIAIEAFEQVQSYLEKEDGMARPDGL comes from the exons ATGGAAGCAGCTACTGTTCAGAGGTTTCAGTACTCATCATGGAAtgatttgagaaattttgaagGGAAGCCTCGTGGTTCTCTGAGGTATAATACACAGCGAATTAAGGAAGATAAAAGGTTTAGAGTTGTTGCTTTAACTCTTGACAAAAGAAGGGATCATCGACTTAGATCAGTTTCTGATAAGAACTCCTCAG CATTGTTGGAAACTGGaagtcttcttcattctccaTTTGATGAAGAACAACAGATTTTGAAG AAAAAAGCTGAAGAGGTTAAACCGTATTTAAATGGACGATCGATGTATCTT TTGAACAGTTTCCTCGTGAATGCGTTAGGTATGATGGGTTCCGGGAAAACGACTGTAGGGAAGATTATGGCAAGATCGCTTGGTTATACATTCTTTGATTG TGACACTTTGATCGAGCAGGCTATGAAGGGAACTTCTGTAGCTGAGATATTTGAGCATTTCGGTGAGAGTGTCTTCAGAGAAAAAGAG ACTGAAGCGTTAAAGAAACTCTCTTTGATGTACCACCAAGTTGTTGTTTCAACCGGGGGAGGGGCAGTTATAAGACCCATCAATTG GAAGTACATGCATAAAGGTATTAGTATTTGGCTTGATGTACCTCTAGAAGCCTTAGCGCATAGAATAGCTGCTGTAGGAACTGGTTCAAGACCATTGCTACATGATGATGAGTCAGGGGACACATACACAGCG GCTTTAAACCGTCTTTCAACGATTTGGGATGCACGTGGTGAAGCATACACTAAAGCCAGCGCAAGAGTTTCCTTGGAGA ATATTACTTTGAAGCTCGGTTATAGAAGTGTCTCAGATCTTACACCAGCTGAAATCGCCATTGAG GCCTTTGAGCAAGTTCAGAGCTatttagagaaagaagatggtATGGCTAGACCAGATGGACTCTAG
- the SK2 gene encoding shikimate kinase 2 (shikimate kinase 2 (SK2); FUNCTIONS IN: shikimate kinase activity, ATP binding; INVOLVED IN: aromatic amino acid family biosynthetic process; EXPRESSED IN: 22 plant structures; EXPRESSED DURING: 13 growth stages; CONTAINS InterPro DOMAIN/s: Shikimate kinase (InterPro:IPR000623); BEST Arabidopsis thaliana protein match is: shikimate kinase 1 (TAIR:AT2G21940.5); Has 35333 Blast hits to 34131 proteins in 2444 species: Archae - 798; Bacteria - 22429; Metazoa - 974; Fungi - 991; Plants - 531; Viruses - 0; Other Eukaryotes - 9610 (source: NCBI BLink).), which translates to MEAATVQRFQYSSWNDLRNFEGKPRGSLRYNTQRIKEDKRFRVVALTLDKRRDHRLRSVSDKNSSALLETGSLLHSPFDEEQQILKKKAEEVKPYLNGRSMYLVGMMGSGKTTVGKIMARSLGYTFFDCDTLIEQAMKGTSVAEIFEHFGESVFREKETEALKKLSLMYHQVVVSTGGGAVIRPINWKYMHKGISIWLDVPLEALAHRIAAVGTGSRPLLHDDESGDTYTAALNRLSTIWDARGEAYTKASARVSLENITLKLGYRSVSDLTPAEIAIEAFEQVQSYLEKEDGMARPDGL; encoded by the exons ATGGAAGCAGCTACTGTTCAGAGGTTTCAGTACTCATCATGGAAtgatttgagaaattttgaagGGAAGCCTCGTGGTTCTCTGAGGTATAATACACAGCGAATTAAGGAAGATAAAAGGTTTAGAGTTGTTGCTTTAACTCTTGACAAAAGAAGGGATCATCGACTTAGATCAGTTTCTGATAAGAACTCCTCAG CATTGTTGGAAACTGGaagtcttcttcattctccaTTTGATGAAGAACAACAGATTTTGAAG AAAAAAGCTGAAGAGGTTAAACCGTATTTAAATGGACGATCGATGTATCTTGTTG GTATGATGGGTTCCGGGAAAACGACTGTAGGGAAGATTATGGCAAGATCGCTTGGTTATACATTCTTTGATTG TGACACTTTGATCGAGCAGGCTATGAAGGGAACTTCTGTAGCTGAGATATTTGAGCATTTCGGTGAGAGTGTCTTCAGAGAAAAAGAG ACTGAAGCGTTAAAGAAACTCTCTTTGATGTACCACCAAGTTGTTGTTTCAACCGGGGGAGGGGCAGTTATAAGACCCATCAATTG GAAGTACATGCATAAAGGTATTAGTATTTGGCTTGATGTACCTCTAGAAGCCTTAGCGCATAGAATAGCTGCTGTAGGAACTGGTTCAAGACCATTGCTACATGATGATGAGTCAGGGGACACATACACAGCG GCTTTAAACCGTCTTTCAACGATTTGGGATGCACGTGGTGAAGCATACACTAAAGCCAGCGCAAGAGTTTCCTTGGAGA ATATTACTTTGAAGCTCGGTTATAGAAGTGTCTCAGATCTTACACCAGCTGAAATCGCCATTGAG GCCTTTGAGCAAGTTCAGAGCTatttagagaaagaagatggtATGGCTAGACCAGATGGACTCTAG
- a CDS encoding Galactose oxidase/kelch repeat superfamily protein (Galactose oxidase/kelch repeat superfamily protein; FUNCTIONS IN: molecular_function unknown; INVOLVED IN: biological_process unknown; LOCATED IN: chloroplast; EXPRESSED IN: 23 plant structures; EXPRESSED DURING: 13 growth stages; CONTAINS InterPro DOMAIN/s: F-box domain, cyclin-like (InterPro:IPR001810), Galactose oxidase/kelch, beta-propeller (InterPro:IPR011043), Kelch repeat type 1 (InterPro:IPR006652), Kelch related (InterPro:IPR013089), Kelch-type beta propeller (InterPro:IPR015915); BEST Arabidopsis thaliana protein match is: Galactose oxidase/kelch repeat superfamily protein (TAIR:AT4G39550.1); Has 1480 Blast hits to 1434 proteins in 111 species: Archae - 2; Bacteria - 64; Metazoa - 242; Fungi - 0; Plants - 1114; Viruses - 19; Other Eukaryotes - 39 (source: NCBI BLink).) yields MSSPERKRKRVTSTKNPSVKKKKKISPVPTPIPSLPDDLLVSIFARVSRLYYPILSLVSKSFRSLLRSPELYETRSLLGRTESCLYLCLQEGNPDPNPLWFTLCMKPDRTLKNGKKKKKKKMSSGNLLIPIPVPNPPLEHWSGHASVGSDIYFFGGYMEENVRSSRVVILDCRSHTLREAPSLQMERSDPAASVIDGKIYVAGGVDGDDADSLYPIEVFDIKTQIWDHRPIPYWEKDWGALSRSAYVDGKFYLTIGMKVMAYDLEESRWDFAGYQMGQSWFWSCNCVIENVLYCYGDAFRWFDTKLRLWKVMKVKGLPKLSRNVDVKIADYGGKMAIFWDNPSPSASDTNKIIRCAVIALERPNSEEIWGTVEWHEAVLTVPVSYEFEHALAVTV; encoded by the coding sequence ATGTCTTCACcggagaggaagaggaagagggtGACGTCGACGAAGAATCCATcggttaagaagaagaagaagatttcacCGGTGCCGACGCCGATACCGTCACTTCCTGATGATTTGCTTGTAAGTATCTTCGCACGAGTCTCCAGATTGTATTATCCGATTCTCTCTCTTGTCTCCAAGAGCTTTAGATCTCTCCTCCGTTCACCGGAGCTTTACGAGACACGGTCACTATTAGGCCGAACCGAGAGTTGTCTGTATTTGTGTTTACAGGAGGGAAATCCTGATCCGAACCCTCTCTGGTTCACTCTCTGCATGAAACCTGACAGAACCCTAAAAAAtggcaagaagaagaagaagaagaagatgtcaaGTGGTAATCTTTTGATCCCAATTCCAGTTCCTAATCCCCCTCTTGAGCACTGGTCAGGTCACGCGTCTGTTGGTTCCGATATCTACTTCTTTGGCGGATACATGGAGGAGAATGTGCGTTCCTCTAGAGTCGTGATCCTAGACTGCCGGTCTCACACGTTGCGTGAGGCTCCAAGCCTGCAGATGGAAAGGTCGGACCCTGCTGCTAGTGTTATTGATGGAAAGATTTATGTAGCTGGAGGTGTCGACGGTGATGATGCAGATTCCTTGTACCCGATAGAAGTGTTCGACATAAAGACCCAAATTTGGGATCATAGGCCCATCCCTTACTGGGAGAAAGACTGGGGCGCTCTATCAAGAAGCGCGTATGTTGATGGAAAGTTCTACTTGACGATTGGGATGAAGGTTATGGCTTATGATCTAGAGGAAAGTAGATGGGACTTTGCTGGATATCAGATGGGTCAGAGTTGGTTTTGGTCTTGTAATTGTGTTATAGAGAATGTTTTGTACTGTTATGGTGATGCTTTCCGATGGTTTGACACTAAGCTGAGATTGTGGAAAGTTATGAAGGTGAAAGGACTACCTAAGTTGTCCCGTAATGTCGATGTTAAGATAGCAGATTATGGTGGAAAGATGGCGATTTTTTGGGACAATCCTTCCCCTTCTGCTTCCGATACGAACAAAATAATTCGGTGCGCGGTGATTGCCCTTGAAAGGCCCAACAGTGAAGAGATTTGGGGGACGGTCGAGTGGCATGAGGCAGTGCTTACAGTTCCTGTGTCATATGAGTTTGAACATGCTCTAGCTGTTACCGTTTGA
- a CDS encoding Tetratricopeptide repeat (TPR)-like superfamily protein (Tetratricopeptide repeat (TPR)-like superfamily protein; FUNCTIONS IN: binding; INVOLVED IN: biological_process unknown; EXPRESSED IN: 20 plant structures; EXPRESSED DURING: 12 growth stages; CONTAINS InterPro DOMAIN/s: Pentatricopeptide repeat (InterPro:IPR002885), Tetratricopeptide-like helical (InterPro:IPR011990); BEST Arabidopsis thaliana protein match is: Pentatricopeptide repeat (PPR) superfamily protein (TAIR:AT4G13650.1); Has 58623 Blast hits to 14407 proteins in 286 species: Archae - 2; Bacteria - 7; Metazoa - 151; Fungi - 177; Plants - 57378; Viruses - 0; Other Eukaryotes - 908 (source: NCBI BLink).) yields MRSYRCWRKVQETIRLYSSSSSSASSLLEFVNADFPSTIGIRGRREFARLLQLRASDDLLHYQNVVHGQIIVWGLELDTYLSNILINLYSRAGGMVYARKVFEKMPERNLVSWSTMVSACNHHGIYEESLVVFLEFWRTRKDSPNEYILSSFIQACSGLDGRGRWMVFQLQSFLVKSGFDRDVYVGTLLIDFYLKDGNIDYARLVFDALPEKSTVTWTTMISGCVKMGRSYVSLQLFYQLMEDNVVPDGYILSTVLSACSILPFLEGGKQIHAHILRYGLEMDASLMNVLIDSYVKCGRVIAAHKLFNGMPNKNIISWTTLLSGYKQNALHKEAMELFTSMSKFGLKPDMYACSSILTSCASLHALGFGTQVHAYTIKANLGNDSYVTNSLIDMYAKCDCLTDARKVFDIFAAADVVLFNAMIEGYSRLGTQWELHEALNIFRDMRFRLIRPSLLTFVSLLRASASLTSLGLSKQIHGLMFKYGLNLDIFAGSALIDVYSNCYCLKDSRLVFDEMKVKDLVIWNSMFAGYVQQSENEEALNLFLELQLSRERPDEFTFANMVTAAGNLASVQLGQEFHCQLLKRGLECNPYITNALLDMYAKCGSPEDAHKAFDSAASRDVVCWNSVISSYANHGEGKKALQMLEKMMSEGIEPNYITFVGVLSACSHAGLVEDGLKQFELMLRFGIEPETEHYVCMVSLLGRAGRLNKARELIEKMPTKPAAIVWRSLLSGCAKAGNVELAEHAAEMAILSDPKDSGSFTMLSNIYASKGMWTEAKKVRERMKVEGVVKEPGRSWIGINKEVHIFLSKDKSHCKANQIYEVLDDLLVQIRGVS; encoded by the coding sequence ATGAGAAGCTATCGCTGTTGGCGTAAAGTCCAAGAAACCATACGTTTATactcctcttcatcttcttctgcttcaagTCTTTTGGAATTTGTAAACGCAGATTTTCCTTCTACGATAGGAATCCGAGGAAGGCGCGAATTTGCTCGTCTCTTGCAGCTGCGTGCGTCAGATGATCTGTTGCATTATCAAAATGTAGTTCATGGTCAGATTATTGTTTGGGGCCTCGAGTTAGATACGTATCTTAGCAACATTTTGATCAATTTGTATTCGAGAGCTGGTGGTATGGTTTATGCACGTAAGGTGTTCGAGAAAATGCCTGAGAGAAACTTAGTTTCTTGGTCTACCATGGTTTCAGCTTGCAACCATCATGGGATTTATGAGGAATCTTTGGTGGTTTTCTTAGAGTTCTGGAGAACTAGAAAAGACAGTCcgaatgaatatattttgtcGAGTTTTATTCAAGCTTGCTCAGGCTTAGATGGTCGTGGGCGTTGGATGGTGTTTCAACTACAAAGTTTTCTTGTCAAGAGTGGGTTTGATAGGGATGTTTATGTTGGTACcttgttgattgatttttatttgaaggATGGTAATATCGATTATGCGAGGCTTGTGTTTGATGCTTTACCAGAGAAATCTACTGTGACTTGGACGACCATGATCAGTGGGTGTGTAAAAATGGGAAGAAGCTACGTTTCATTACAGCTGTTCTACCAACTAATGGAAGACAATGTTGTTCCAGATGGCTACATCCTTTCGACGGTTCTAAGTGCATGTTCAATACTTCCGTTTCTTGAAGGTGGGAAGCAGATTCATGCGCACATCTTAAGATATGGACTTGAGATGGATGCCTCACTGATGAATGTGCTTATAGATTCTTATGTGAAGTGTGGCAGAGTTATAGCGGCTCATAAGCTATTCAATGGAATGCCgaataaaaacatcatttcgTGGACCACTTTGCTCTCTGGTTATAAGCAGAACGCTCTTCATAAAGAAGCCATGGAATTGTTTACCAGTATGTCAAAGTTTGGTTTAAAGCCGGATATGTATGCTTGCTCTAGCATACTCACATCTTGTGCCTCACTTCATGCTTTGGGATTTGGAACACAAGTTCATGCTTACACTATCAAAGCCAATCTTGGCAATGATAGCTATGTGACTAACAGCTTGATTGACATGTATGCGAAATGTGACTGTTTGACCGATGCcagaaaagtttttgatattttcgcTGCTGCTGATGTGGTTTTATTCAATGCAATGATTGAAGGTTACTCGAGACTTGGGACACAATGGGAACTACATGAAGCATTGAACATCTTTCGTGACATGAGGTTCAGATTGATTCGACCTAGCCTATTGACTTTTGTTAGCCTTCTACGTGCATCTGCTTCTTTAACAAGCTTGGGACTGAGTAAACAAATCCATGGATTGATGTTCAAATATGGGTTAAACTTAGATATATTTGCTGGAAGCGCTTTGATTGATGTTTACTCAAATTGCTACTGCCTCAAGGATTCCAGGcttgtgtttgatgaaatgaaaGTGAAAGATCTTGTTATCTGGAATTCTATGTTTGCAGGTTATGTTCAACAATCAGAGAACGAAGAAGCTCTCAACCTGTTTCTGGAATTACAGTTATCAAGAGAAAGACCTGACGAATTCACGTTTGCCAACATGGTTACAGCAGCTGGCAACCTAGCAAGTGTTCAATTGGGTCAAGAGTTCCATTGCCAGCTTCTGAAAAGAGGCTTGGAATGTAATCCGTATATTACAAATGCTCTACTAGATATGTACGCCAAATGTGGTAGTCCCGAAGACGCTCATAAGGCTTTTGATTCAGCAGCTTCAAGAGATGTAGTTTGTTGGAATTCTGTCATCTCATCTTATGCGAATCATGGAGAAGGCAAAAAGGCTCTTCAGATGCTTGAAAAAATGATGAGTGAGGGAATAGAGCCTAACTACATCACCTTTGTTGGAGTTCTATCAGCGTGTAGCCATGCTGGTCTTGTAGAAGATGGACTTAAGCAATTTGAGTTAATGCTTCGATTTGGAATTGAACCTGAAACTGAGCACTATGTTTGTATGGTATCTCTTTTAGGCCGTGCTGGTAGATTGAACAAAGCAAGGGAGTTAATTGAGAAAATGCCGACAAAACCAGCTGCTATAGTATGGAGGAGCTTGCTGAGTGGATGCGCAAAGGCCGGTAACGTCGAGTTAGCTGAACATGCTGCTGAAATGGCTATTTTGTCTGATCCCAAGGACAGTGGATCGTTTACTATGCTTTCTAATATTTACGCGTCCAAGGGTATGTGGACTGAAGCTAAGAAGGTGAGAGAAAGAATGAAGGTTGAAGGTGTGGTGAAAGAACCTGGACGTAGTTGGATTGGGATTAATAAGGAggttcatatatttttgtctaaGGATAAATCTCACTGCAAGGCTAATCAAATTTATGAAGTGTTAGACGACTTACTTGTGCAGATCAGAGGAGTTAGTTAA
- a CDS encoding Galactose oxidase/kelch repeat superfamily protein (Galactose oxidase/kelch repeat superfamily protein; CONTAINS InterPro DOMAIN/s: F-box domain, cyclin-like (InterPro:IPR001810), Galactose oxidase/kelch, beta-propeller (InterPro:IPR011043), Kelch repeat type 1 (InterPro:IPR006652), Kelch-type beta propeller (InterPro:IPR015915); BEST Arabidopsis thaliana protein match is: Galactose oxidase/kelch repeat superfamily protein (TAIR:AT5G49000.2); Has 3492 Blast hits to 2791 proteins in 179 species: Archae - 4; Bacteria - 195; Metazoa - 1983; Fungi - 9; Plants - 1156; Viruses - 39; Other Eukaryotes - 106 (source: NCBI BLink).) has translation MSSPVKKMKKKTTTSPILSPTPHSTQILSLPVDLLISILARVSRLDYPILSLVSKSFRSLIASPELYETRSLLGRTESCLYLCLGIPSDFNPRWFTLCRKPKPSGHVMAAISIPNSRPVHCSGLVAVGSDIYNIGGSIINEHSSSVSILDCRYHTWRDAPNMLVERNSHAANVIDGKIYVAGGSRDSNSSNWMEVFDIKTQTWEPVLNPIADGCDRRIRKSAVIEEAICLFGYKGVGVAYNPRIDKWEAIGEVNYLDLGWVWLLVA, from the coding sequence ATGTCATCGccggtgaagaagatgaagaagaagacgacgacgtcGCCGATACTCTCACCGACGCCGCATTCGACCCAGATTTTATCACTTCCTGTTGATTTGCTAATAAGTATCCTCGCCCGCGTCTCGAGATTGGACTACCCAATTCTCTCTCTCGTCTCCAAGAGCTTTCGATCTCTCATTGCTTCACCGGAGCTTTACGAGACTCGGTCACTCTTAGGCCGCACAGAGAGCTGTCTCTATCTGTGCTTAGGGATCCCTTCTGACTTTAACCCTCGCTGGTTCACTCTCTGCCGAAAACCTAAGCCAAGTGGGCATGTTATGGCGGCAATCTCAATCCCCAATTCTCGTCCTGTACATTGCTCTGGTCTCGTTGCTGTTGGTTCTGATATATACAACATTGGCGGATCCATCATCAATGAACACTCCTCTAGTGTCTCGATATTGGACTGCCGGTATCACACGTGGCGTGATGCTCCAAACATGCTGGTGGAGCGGAATTCACATGCAGCCAATGTTATTGATGGGAAGATATATGTTGCAGGAGGCAGCAGAGACTCCAATTCCTCCAATTGGATGGAAGTTTTCGATATAAAAACCCAAACTTGGGAGCCTGTGCTAAACCCTATCGCAGATGGATGTGACAGACGTATACGCAAGAGCGCAGTGATTGAAGAAGCTATCTGCTTGTTTGGGTATAAGGGTGTGGGTGTTGCTTACAACCCAAGAATAGATAAATGGGAAGCGATAGGAGAAGTGAATTATTTGGATTTAGGATGGGTATGGCTTCTTGTTGCGTGA
- a CDS encoding Galactose oxidase/kelch repeat superfamily protein (Galactose oxidase/kelch repeat superfamily protein; FUNCTIONS IN: molecular_function unknown; INVOLVED IN: biological_process unknown; LOCATED IN: chloroplast; EXPRESSED IN: 18 plant structures; EXPRESSED DURING: 9 growth stages; CONTAINS InterPro DOMAIN/s: F-box domain, cyclin-like (InterPro:IPR001810), Galactose oxidase/kelch, beta-propeller (InterPro:IPR011043), Kelch repeat type 1 (InterPro:IPR006652), Kelch related (InterPro:IPR013089), Kelch-type beta propeller (InterPro:IPR015915); BEST Arabidopsis thaliana protein match is: Galactose oxidase/kelch repeat superfamily protein (TAIR:AT5G49000.2); Has 3208 Blast hits to 2568 proteins in 139 species: Archae - 6; Bacteria - 164; Metazoa - 1656; Fungi - 7; Plants - 1275; Viruses - 3; Other Eukaryotes - 97 (source: NCBI BLink).), producing MSSPEKKRKTTKKPSPTPQSTTPNPSLPDDLVVSCLARVSRLYYPTLSLVSKSFRSLIASPDLYKTRSLLGRTESCLYVCLQEKDSDPNPRWFTLCLKPNRTLTNDITEKKKKKKKKKKMSSGYVLAAIPVLHSRPAYWSGLVAVGSNIYNIGGPIDKAHSSIVSVLDCQSHTWHEGPGMRVERRYPAANVVEGKIYVTGGCKDCSNSSNWMEVFDPRTQTWESVSSPGAEIGGCSIHKSAVVEGEILIANSHGLIYKPKEGRWERMKWDMDIGWVWYSYCVVENVLYYYYKGVFKWYDTMARLWRDLKGVKGLPRFARCGGKMADYGGKMAVFWDKIVTSDDGCKNKMILCAVIALERRNSEEIWGKVEWHDAVLTVPLSYEVVYALSPTV from the coding sequence ATGTCGTCCCcggaaaagaagaggaagacgacgaagaagcCATCGCCGACGCCGCAATCGACAACCCCAAATCCTTCACTTCCAGATGATTTAGTAGTGAGCTGCTTAGCACGCGTCTCGAGATTGTATTACCCAACTCTCTCCTTAGTCTCCAAGAGCTTCCGCTCCTTGATTGCTTCACCAGATCTCTACAAGACCCGATCTCTGTTAGGTCGCACTGAGAGTTGTCTCTATGTGTGTTTACAGGAGAAAGATTCTGACCCTAACCCTCGTTGGTTCACTCTCTGTCTGAAACCTAATCGAACTCTAACCAATGATATcactgagaagaagaagaagaagaagaagaagaagaagatgtcaaGTGGGTATGTTCTGGCTGCAATCCCAGTTCTCCATTCTCGTCCTGCGTACTGGTCGGGTCTCGTTGCCGTTGGTTCTAATATCTACAACATTGGAGGACCCATCGACAAAGCACACTCGTCTATCGTCTCGGTCCTGGACTGTCAGTCTCACACATGGCACGAGGGTCCAGGCATGAGAGTAGAGCGGAGATATCCGGCGGCTAATGTTGTTGAAGGAAAGATATATGTAACAGGAGGCTGCAAAGACTGCAGCAATTCCTCCAACTGGATGGAGGTTTTCGATCCTAGAACCCAAACTTGGGAGTCTGTCTCGAGCCCTGGCGCAGAGATTGGAGGTTGTAGCATACATAAAAGCGCAGTGGTGGAAGGAGAAATCTTGATTGCAAACTCTCATGGTTTGATTTACAAACCCAAGGAAGGTAGGTGGGAAAGGATGAAATGGGACATGGATATAGGTTGGGTATGGTATTCTTATTGCGTTGTTGAGAACGTGCTTTACTATTACTATAAGGGAGTCTTCAAATGGTATGACACTATGGCAAGACTCTGGAGGGATCTCAAGGGTGTGAAAGGACTCCCCAGGTTTGCCAGATGTGGTGGAAAAATGGCGGATTATGGTGGAAAGATGGCGGTTTTCTGGGACAAGATTGTGACTTCCGATGATGGATGTAAGAACAAGATGATTTTGTGTGCTGTGATTGCGCTTGAAAGGCGCAACAGCGAAGAGATTTGGGGGAAGGTCGAGTGGCATGACGCAGTTCTTACAGTTCCCTTGTCATATGAAGTCGTGTATGCTCTTTCCCCTACCGTTTGA